From the genome of Labeo rohita strain BAU-BD-2019 chromosome 12, IGBB_LRoh.1.0, whole genome shotgun sequence:
TGACCGTCAGTCTGGGCCCGGAGGACTGGAAGCCACAGAACTGGGACTACAGCTGGTCTTACATGTACGTTCACACGTCATGTGCTCTGTTGTCTAAGATTAATAAGCATGAATCCCAGGGATAGAAGTTTTGAGGTTTTTCAAGCTCTGAAAACAATGCACTAcacatataaaacagtttttttttacatgtaactGTTTTTGATTTGAAACCCTCTTGACTTCTTCCTTCAGCTTGGCTTGGAGCTCCTTCACCGCCTGCATGGCCTCCTCCGTCACCACCATCAACAGATACACTAAGACTATTCTGGAGTTCAAACACAAGCGAAGAAACATTGAGAAGAACCTGAAGATCAAGCAGAAGCTGCTGGACCTGGACTCTCCAGACCAGGTGTGGGACATGTACATCAGCTCCGTCCCCAGCACGGCCGAGGAGTTTCTGGACCTGTCCAGTTCTGGACGCAAGCTCTCCGCCAATTCAGTCTTCCTGGACCTCAATGACCTGCCGTCTCCACAAGGAGAGGAGTACTGCTGAATCCTGTCATCATctacataacttctagtgttaaCAACAGACTCTGGCAGCTGGAAAAGCTTTGATTGAAGGTGATGCGTTAAGATTTCATAACTGTTGCGTAATGTATGGTTTGATGTTGTGCTGTTGTCTGAAGATGATGCTGTGAGTTTTAGTTTGTTATTAATGTGCTGCTGACATTGTATGCGTAAAACGTATTCTGGCACCGGAACTGCGACGAATGAACGATTGTTCTCAATCCTAGAGAATAAACTGTGACACaaggcatttttttaaatctaactaTTGAAATTGCATTACAAATATATTCCCATTTTTTGATTCAGTAGAAAGCGTCTTGACGTCAGTGAAAACTGCCTGCTGCTTTAGATCTTCCCTCTGCTGTATTATGAAGTCATTACCAAATCGATCCTGAGGATCTttttcaaaatcagttttaatgAGACACAAATTACATTGCTGAGTGCCTTTGTTTGAGCTATTGATCTTGGTTCTTTAACCGTAGCATGCAAGTCCTGGAACAGTTTATTTTATAGGCTATTTGATCATCCGTAATTGTCTCAATACATATCAAATTATGTAAAGATTGCTGTTTCATTTAGCTCCATTTTATTAACCTCATCAGCTCTatagtataaattaaaaatcaataattttgttgttaattgttAATGATTTTGCATTCTGCAGAGTGCAAAGATCTATACGTGCGTAACTGTGAAAAGAACAAGAATTGAATTCTAGGTCAGCTAAGCGCATGCAAATGTTTGGGATTAAAGAAGTGACTTTACTGTGGGACGCTGTGTTGTTCTGTTTAGGATGGAAGAACATGATACATGAGGTCAAGTTACTTGAATTCTTCATCATCTCTTTAGGTTCTGTATATTTGATCTCATTCAAATCATAAGAATAAATAACTTATCAATTTATCCATTTGTTTCTAAACTGTCTAATGCGTCTTTGTACTGCCAAAATgaactgtttacattttatgtgcaataatgaatgaaacatatagatcaaatacttttttacagtaatgTACACTGACCAACTccttctagactaaatgtgttAACTGCATGTCAGCTTATGTCAGACAGTTcatgtttaatttgattttttgtgTTCTCTCTTGATTTAActgctgtgtttatttgtttggtttggtaggttgtttttaatcattGGTTTTCTTTGACTTTATGTTGATGAAATGTATATTAAGTCTTTTACAAAAGCAGCAAGACATAGagtaataactataataaatcaATGCATTATAACAATAAAGAATCTTTATAACCTGAAATCTTgcgtttttcttttgtttagtttcTGCTGGGATACACTTGATTGTTTTGACCAGAGGGTGGCGCTATAGACAGTGTTTTACCAATATAGTGGAACTGAACCGATTGACATTATTATACACAGCTTGAGGGGAAAATGAGAGTGTCTCTTTTAGATTTCTgtcgtttctctctctcttttcgaAGAAAAATCAAGTGACACCCTCaacaattataaacaataatattgtggtcaaataaacaaaatgcatttgtattACAATTAATATGACAACGTGTATAAAACAGCAAGGAATCACTCGAAGGTAGAATCCCTGTTTATATTTAGGTAGGCAAACTAACCAGCTTGCTAACCTTATATCCAGTATTTCCACCCCTTTTTGTTGTAATTATTCTGATTATTGTCAAATATAATAGGCCTACAGAAGgtacactctcagaaataaaggtacaaaagctgtcactggggcagtaccttttcaaaaggtacactttttttaccttttaggtactacaatatatttttaaagtactaaccctgctgaaaaaacccccagctaaaaccagcctaggctggttggctgctCTTAGCttgttgttccagctggtctcccagcctgaccagttaagaccagcctggaagtggccaaaacccctctaaaaccagcctgctgaccagctaagacgagcctgaccagctaaaaccagccaaccggCCTTTCTTCAGAGGCGTTTAGCCTTTTTCAGCAGAAAATATGGACTCTTTAGGTACAAAAGTGTATCATGGTGTTTCAACTTCTTGCTGaaaaaatggtttccactacaaatacaattacaaacattacaaaccataaacctttaaccattaaaaccattaaaaatggtttcctgtagtgtattttgggacatattccattaggttTAACAAACCACCAATAGAAggcgaccaattaccagtagaggcCAACAGgcaccattacagtttccattaaaaccaatacaattcccattataaccacTATAACCATTATAAAAACTGTGATAGcttctattgtttttgttttgttttcagctgGGCTGTGACCTCTCTGTCTGTTTGCACTGATTGCCTACAGCTGCGGATCGGCGaccgaaaaaaaaacaaaacatcacgACTTTTAAAATCTTTCTTCATAAAGTTAGTGTGTCAGTTAAAGtccacatattatatatttaatatttaataatgtccGTTTGTTGTGTATATACTAACCAATCATGTGGCACACCGAGCTCAAATTTCATTGGACAGTGTGAAGTCAGTGGCGCGGAAATTTCCCGGGATTGTTCATAAATTTTTTGAGTAGAAGCTAGTAAACTACTGCTAAAGAAGAATATAGATATTTAACATTTGtctctaaattattttttggtgaaatgGTTTAAGAAGAAGAAAGACGCAGAGCATCGTTCTTTACAGTCCGAATGGACTCGAATTTGTCGCTTAAAAACTTGATGTGAATTGACTCCGCAAAGCCATTCAGCACCAGAACTCACAGTGATAGTAAGTAGTGTTCAGTTTACTCGTATTAACATACTGCATATTGATTTACCTTTTTGATGAAACTATCATAGTTGGTTAAATGAAGTCCAAGCCCCACCTACAGacagttacaaaaataaactttctattcataaaagaatccagCAACAGAAAAAttatcacggtttccacaaaattcTTCAGcaaatcagctgttttcaacactgatattaatcagaaatgtttcctgggcagcaaatgagcatattagaaagatttctgaaggatcatgtgacaatgaagactggagtaatgatgctgaaaattcagctttgatcacaggaataaattacattttaacatatattcacatagaaaacagctattttaaatataaaaactattattaacattattgtttttattgtagtaGTGACCAAATAAAAGCAACCTTGGAGAGCAAGAGCCTTCATTCAAAAATGTACCGTTTGTGCTTTTAGAAACAAATTTTAGCCAATAGCTCCATGAGGGGATTTTGCTGACATGAtacaataaatcattttatttcagaattatgtgaaacataaaaaaatggtaaagaaatatattatttttgcattaacatTTATATGAAACCTCATCACTTTTTGGGATTAAACAGAGCGAAAACAACTACAcatgaacttaaaataatttattggcTTTCTAGTGGGCTTTCTAGTGCAAATTCATGCATGCAGAGGGAAAATTCAAAAGGACCGGCCTCATCTGCATATTGTCTCCATTTGAGCCAATTACAGCAGACAATCAAAACCAATCTGAGCCATTGAGTGTAGAATGTGATTGTAGACCAGCCCTTACACAGATGTGCTACAATGCCTCTTTCTCTGCAACAATGACAAATATGTCTATGCTACACAGTTTATTTCAAATTCTCCTTTTACTATGAAGAATCGATCAAACATGATTGAAGCTTGACTaagcaacataaaaaaagacatcaaaatGGCAAGAGCAGAAAAGTGCTACTTAAACCAATGATTTAAGGTCATTTCTATCAGTTCCCTTAAACTGCGCCACACCGACGGTATGAAAAGACTATTGTGACCCAAAGTGCTCAGGCCTCTATTTATCTGCCAGACGCATTGATTTGAACAGCTACAGAGCCATTGACCATCCTAAGATATCGTTTTTCACTTCGATCACATTTTAGACCAACTCAGTTCAATCAACCGCAGTATGGAGCCATTAGGTGTTAACGCTCAGAAAAGTTCATTGCCATCCAAAGTCCATGCCTGCCATTTGGTAGAACTTGAGGTTGTGAGGCTGGTAGAATTCCCTCAGTTTCTGAATGACCTCCGGGTTGATTTTAGGATGCGTTCGGCCTTTGGTTTTGCCCAGACAGTGGGGTTTGCTACTGCCTTCTGGCTTTTTGAGGCAAGGGAAGCCCTTGGTCTTGTTGAAGTAAAAGTGTTTATCTGTGATGATCCTCTGCAGGCCGAGGAAGTCCTGTACGCGGCCCAACTCGCCCGCCGGGTCGCTTATCAGTCTCTCGCCGTGGACAAAATGGATCTGCGAGAGCGGAAAGTAGGCCAGCCATCGCTCCAGGTGTCTGGCGTACAGGCCGATGTACAACGGGCTCCAAAGAGAGTCTATCTGTCCTGTGGATCGGTTCTTGAACGTCAGGCTCTCGAAGCTGGGGATGTCAGGAGTCTTGGAGATGATCTGGGTGTAGTCTGAAATGGCGCGAGTGATGGGGTCTCGCACCACTACGATCAGCTTGATGTCACGTGACATAGTGTGGATGCGGCCCGGCGTTTCTGGGGTGACAAAGTACCTGGGCGTTTTCTCCATTACGATTTGCCCGTTCAGGGCTTTAGGCATCATGCTCCTAAAATACAGGAAGAAGAGCAGGGATACTTCATTACTTCTCTAACAGATGTTTGCAGTAGGACAAAGgtatatttatattgaaaatgCGTTCTCTGAAAAGCCTGTATCTCAAATAAATTTCTCCTGTTTTAATTAGATATTGTTACTGAAAAAACAAGACATTTGTTAAGAATAggattttttaatgtgtattattcagggttattataattacctaaaactatatatatatatatatatataaacataaaactaatctaaataaaaaaagtatttaaaaaaacatattttagttaaGCTATTTACCAGAAAATATCAGTCAGGGTTATTACaatgaactaaaactataaaaacaataaaaaaaagtaaaaacataaaagttaactgaaataaaataaaatatatataaaaaaagcaattttacTTAAGCTATTTAAGGcaacttttattgtttttattcaattgaacaatgtataaaaataaataaagctaaaactgaaattaagaatcaataaaatatatagacacttaaaaaaattacaacacaTTGCTAGTGTAactaaagtgaaaataaaaacaaaaaaatacaaaaaataaaactaaatcaaaatattaaaagaatatcAAATGCCTTACtataagaaaacatttattattctgatatgtattattattattattattatttattattatttatttttttattttttttacatagatTTCAccataaaatacaaacacaataaTTTACTTCAGAATCAAACCGGGtgtataaaatcactttttatgATTGCACAtggattttatttgtagtacattgtgtattattatatacaatGCAAAATGCTAATGCAGTTctcatataaacatttattattgtgaaaaaaaactACATGACAAACATAAACTAACCCTATATTATCATAATCTTGTAAAATCTTGTCAAAACTGCAGCCAGAAAagtcaaaaacattttctgtaagTTGTAtgattagaaacatgctattatTTGCAACAGGAAGTTCCTCATTTAGGACATAACAGTGCCATCTGTCTATCCAGAGGAATGTAACACGTGTTTCACAGCTGTATACAAAGCTGATGACATTTCTCgctaaataatttttaaattaaacaaatgataAATTCGAAATAGTCCCTATAGAAGTGTAAATGCTATGGTtactattgttaaaaaaaaaaaaaaataaaaatcataaaaagaaaaatacttgaAATACAGTACtgaaataatactgaaataaaataaaataagattttaaaaagtaactttttttcatttcagctaattgccaaggcaacatttcttatttttgtttagttcgTTAAGTTTCGTTTAATAAGCTGAagcactaaaataattaaaacaaaacaaaatctttataaatactatatagttacatttaaaaataatgaataaaatgacaaaatgaccaaaacttaaaaaataaaacaaaataatactttttgcacttttgaaactgtaatctgattaccAATAAAGAAGAGTTAGAAAAGTCATCAAGTAAAGTAGACTTACTTTAGAAACTTACTTTTCCTTCCCTACCATCATCAATCTTACGTTTCCACAGATCTGTTTTACTTAAGAGCTGAATTGCGACTGCCAGCCCAGTATTGATCATCTAAATCACATCACGCCCCCAGCGGCGGCATCAGAAGAGCTTCTGCGGCCCGGCGCACATGACCTAATGAGGTGACATGGCGTTCTGTCCTCGAGCTGATCAGCCCGGGCCGCACGCTCCACTGTGCCTCTTATTGGCTGTAAATGAGAAGTCAGGCAGCTCCCAATGTGCATCAGTAATGCTGCTTATCGTGCAGATGTGCAGCCGGCATCAATCACAGCGGGTTACCAACACAAACGGAAAAACAAATGGAATGCATGCGTGTCTTTCTTAGCGTTGGCAGATGGGACTCATTTGTTTTAAGTGGCTCACAGGCGCACCGACTTTAATGGTCCACCTGCACCCCACCTGCCTTTATAACACGACCACATCTAATGTCTATTTAAGGGACTGCAAATCCAAATCTATCAAGCTCTGAGAAGTCAAACAGAATTCTGACAACAGAAACTGAGCGTGAAATGCCAGAACAGAGCTGCAGTCAAACACAATacgaaatgaataaaaaagaatgtgCTCAGATAAAACAAAGCCATTATATTATGAGGAATTAAATTCTTCTGAATGTTTTACGATAAAAATGATTGATGAGTAAAACATACAGGaggtttcagaactcaaaaccaAAAAATGTACATGTCAGTGATGCTTAATAAGTGATCAGAAACTTGGCCAGTGAGCAAGAATAAGCAaattaattcttaattttttattttttagtctgtatttgtttggtttttttgtaAACAGGAATCGAAAACAGAAATTCAAAGAAAATGTACTGTAATAAGTGTCATCTTCAACTGTAATAGcaatttttgtcaaaataaaagttttaagaacattaaaaagtctttaaGATTTATATGCCAGATCTGTTTGAAACGTCACCTCTAGAAATATGTACTTAATTTATCTATACTTCTTTATATGTAACAAAAAGAATGCAATACCTGTTTTAGTTTTATGAATTGTACAATTCAACTTCATGTGGGGTGTGGCTAATAAgtgtttcttaaagggacagttcacccataaattaaaatttgcttgTCCTTATGCCATCCATCATTAAGTTGTTTAACTTTGAAGCATTGCTAAAATACGAgtttataataacataataaaagtcCATCTTCAGTTGTGCTCTAACA
Proteins encoded in this window:
- the hs3st3l gene encoding heparan sulfate (glucosamine) 3-O-sulfotransferase 3-like; the protein is MATFTNAPLDLRRLLQKLVIMFSFSIICVSILYFLLGCCESDLVDTSQNSPPRLSLEWYNKTVLREILSAPDYVADDSGNSSGKDWTATRRLPDALIIGVKKGGTRALLEFLRLHPDIRALGSEPHFFDRHYMRGLGWYRSMMPKALNGQIVMEKTPRYFVTPETPGRIHTMSRDIKLIVVVRDPITRAISDYTQIISKTPDIPSFESLTFKNRSTGQIDSLWSPLYIGLYARHLERWLAYFPLSQIHFVHGERLISDPAGELGRVQDFLGLQRIITDKHFYFNKTKGFPCLKKPEGSSKPHCLGKTKGRTHPKINPEVIQKLREFYQPHNLKFYQMAGMDFGWQ